A region of the Salvia splendens isolate huo1 chromosome 11, SspV2, whole genome shotgun sequence genome:
CAAATCTTATTCATACTATTTCGCAACTTAATAAACAAAGGAAGAGTTGTGTCATACATAAACAAAGGAAGGGCCGTGTCATACATAGGCAATTGCTGACTCCAGATCCCCACGATTTTTGTAGATAACACCCATGGTGCAATATGCTTCAGCATACAGAGGTCGCTCTATTGCAGCTTTCTCGTAGCAATCAAGGGTTGTGTCATATTGCATCATTTCGGAATAGACGACACCGAGGTTATAATAAGCAGGCTGCAGGCAATGAACTGATacatcaaaatttaaataccaGAACAAAAAATCAATTAGCGAAAACTAATCACGTTCTGACACTTAATGCACCTAACAACAACttttataatatgtacattacgtAATACGTTAATTATGTATAACTCAAACACGTGCTATTTTTAAACGTTGTTTTTattgtgtacgtactataccctagcccctaggcttattaaacccttaggggagataagaacgtgtgccaaacatcgaaacaaggcacatcttattcgtatacattgcagttcacttattgtgcattatatagtcaataatatgcattaatagttaccattcggtgcattatacGTACCGAACTatacgttgttattaatgtgtaagTACTATAACCTAGCTCCtacacttattaaacccttgggggaaacaaaaaacgtgtgccaaacatcgaaacacgacacatcttaatgtgtacgtactataccctagcccctagacttattaaacccttaggggaaacaacaaACGTGTGCCAATGTCATCGAAACACGgaacatcttattcgtatacatcgCAGTTCATATATTgttcattatatagtcaataatatgcattagTCGTTcacattcggtgcattattcgtatcgatttatacgttgttattaatgtgtacgtactatactaTACCCTAGCTCCTACACTTATTAAACctttaggggaaacaagaaacgtgtgccaaatatcgaaacacgacacatcttaatgtgtacgtactataccctagcccctacacttattaaacccttaggagaaacaagaaacgtgtgcgaaacatcgaaacacgacacatcttattcgtatacattgttGTTCACATATTgagcattatatagtcaataacatgcattaGTCGTTtaaatttggtgcattatttgtattGGTTTTAACACGACAACACAATAAATGAATTACTTGCTTTACGAAACACgtcacatcttattcgtatacatcgCAGTTCACATGTTGTTCATTATACACTAAATAATATGCATTAGTCGTTAACATTAGGTGCATTATTCATATCGATTTTATACTTTGTTATTAACGTGTACGTActatactataccctagcccctacacttattaaacccttaggggaaacaagaaacgtgtgccaaacatcgaaacacggcacatcttaatgtgtacgtactataccctagcccctacatttattaaacccttaggggaaataaGAAACATGTGCCAATatcatcgaaacacggcacatcttattcgtatacattgcatttcacatattgtgcattatatagtcaataacatgcattaGTCATTtccatttggtgcattattcgtattggTTTTAACACGACAACACAATACACGAATTACTTGCTTTACAACGAGCGAATACTCGGACTGATGTGAATTGGTATTAACACAACCAACTGATACATAAACAAAGGAAGACAACACTGAATTACCTTATTCCATTATTGAGAGAACAACGATCGCTACAACGCCGACAACACAAGATTGTAATACTGAGGAGGCGTCAACGGAGAACGCCGGCAACGTGTGACTGAGCGACGAAGGAAAAATTGCAGACATGGAGTAGGGAGAGAATCACGTCTAGGGTTAAACCTGGATGTAGATGAACGTCACGGCGGCGACGAGGAAGATGTACCAGTAGTCGCAAGAGCACCTCATCATCCTTGATTAATTGAATCATCTCTCTCTTTGTTGGTTGTCGGAGCGTGTGGAGCGTAGGGAGAGGAAGAACGTGAATTCAATTGCAGAGAGGGAGTAGAGAGAGAATCACGTCTGGAGCGTGAGAACAGAAGCAATAACCGTGAAGATCTTCAACGGAGTAAATTTAGGGAGTTGCCATAACCAACGATTGTATTCATTACCAAATTTGcccttttttgtttttaatataattaaatttaatgattaaaatcACTAATTTAGGCCATAGGATGTAGGAAATCaacggctgagatcaagaaggaaaaatgagaaaatatgcaaaaaggaaatgaataaatccctatatatatatatatataaacattattctttcttattcataaaaatagtcagttttcttttaaaaacgattatataaatatgttaggtgtagtagtattatttatgctaattaattgtactttttttcttttttttcgaaGTAAAATAAGTATATTTTGATGTTTAGAAACACAAGCCGGTCAATTAAAGCATTACAAATAGAGAAAAAGTGTATTGAATCTATCAAAAAAAAGTGTATTGAATCTATCGaacgtttttttatttatatatgggATAAAATAACTGAAAAATGATTTAAAATTCCGAGGATGTTAATCAAATACTTACTACTTAGTACTCCACATAAAATGATACATACTATCAAGCTATAAATGGAGTGGTACTCAAAATGAGATGATGCTTACAATTCCATGGTGGTAAccaaatttttatttgataGTACTATATTCTATAAGTACACAATGAGATatgtttaaaatttatataattgtttttCAATCTCCATATGAGATGTTCAGAAATCAATTATGGTCTTTCAAATTTCATATAAGCTGCTGTCACTAATCAATAATGCTCTATTAATTTCATGTTGAGATGATACTCATACATAAGAAGTGGTTTGCCAAACTTCATTGAAGATGGTGTTGATAACTTATTTATgatctttttttttggtaattactTATTTATGATCTTTCATGCTTCATATAAAATGATTTTCACAAATTAGCTTTAATCTTTCAAGATTCAGCCATATTTAATGGTGATGTGCATATATGTCTAATGCATGTTAGTTATGTGACATATCAAGCTTTCATATTAGATAATGCTCAGAAGTCAGACATTTCAAGCTTTAGATGATGATATATTGTCTTACAaaacatattcaataaaacTTATATAAATCATAAACGGTATTTCTGttatccaaataaataattaaaacttCGAAGTGGTCGAGATTAAcataatttgatcaaattataGTAAAACTTATATAAATGATATTTCTGTTATTCAAATAAGTAATTAAAACTTCGAAAGTGGTTGAGATTAATATAATTTGAACTATAACATCAATTTATTttgatcaaattaaataaataacttATATAAATACTTTTTCATATGCTTCAATcacagaaaaaaatataaaaattacttcgtattaattttgatgaattatactcCCGTATATGCGTATATGTATTTCGGTAGCTAAATTCCAAAATGTATCATTAAAGCGGAAAATTCCAAATACCATCTATAATTAATACAGAGATTAGGagttctattttattttcttcttatgTTGCGAAAAAATGTGGATTAATTTTGTACACTTCTAAAAGataaattaagttattaaattaaataaccgAAACAGTCAGGATGGCCGAGTGGTCTAAGGCGCCAGACTCAAGTTCTGGTCCTCTTACGAGGGCGTGGGTTCAAATCCCACTTCtgacattttttaatattacttgattttttccttcattttattttatagtttttCTAGTTCTTTgaagtttatatttttactaTTGAATTAtacgaaaaaaattaaaaattatgccTTTCAAGCTTTTTATTTAAACGTCAAGCAAGCATATCACGATTATGGCTTTGAACTTGCAACTTATTCTCTAAAGAAGATTTTTCAAAGGTAAAAGCTTTAGTAGCAATACAAGTTACTCCTAGTAAAAGATAAAAAGACTCCAATTGTTATCATCATTGATATTTTCCTCAAAAGCTCAACATAATCTTGAAACCAAGTTCTAACATATACTTTGTCACAACATTCCCACCACCATAACCGAACCATCACTTTTCTTGATCAAAATTTATGTGTATTTCTCACTCTCTCACAAATTTATTCCCACTTCTTCACACTGAAGTCTTCTCTTGAAACTACAGCTACTGACAATGGCAGCGTCAGATCCCATCGCCCTCATCTTGGTTCCTCCGTCGGGTCACAGCCCTTTTCTCTGAGTATCACACGGAAGCCATCGGCTGTATCTGCCATACCAATTTCCTCGAAAGCTGCTGCGAGCTTATTACACATGGTGCCGTTGAACTCTGAAGTTGCAGGTTGCTTCCACTGCTCGACTATTTCACCAACGTTTTCTAAATATCCAAGCATCAGATATGATGCAAGCACGCATACATAGTTCCGTCCTGTCATCTTTTGCCCGGTCATCCTCAGATTTGGTCGAGTTTATCCTTGCTCCCCAAGCCCCCATAGAGAATGATGAGGAAATCGTAAGATATCAGCTCTCTTTGTGTGATGCCTTTCTCACTTTCGACTAGGGAGTTGGAATCAGAACTGACAAGTTGCGTAGAGGTAATGCACAGCTTAGCAAGTTTCTGATATCTAATCCAGCTTTCGTCGCAGCCCGGATAAGCAATCATCGTGTCAAGAATCCTCCTCCCCTCATCCAGGTCCAGAGCTGCATCACACGAGCTCACCCATAGATTATATGTGAACAGATCAGGCGCAACGTTCTGGCATTTCATGTCACTGCCGATTTTGGGTACCTTTTCCAGCTGTCCGACTGACATGTATAAAGTCATGAGCTCGTTGAAAGTGGTGGCGCTCAATGAGAGGTTTTCTCCCTTCATTCTCTCATAGAGAGCCTCTGCCTTCTCAACCAGCTTCGATCCAGCATAGCAATGAAGGAGAGCAGTGTATGTCTCGCTCAAAGTAGCGTTCAGCAGCATCAATGCCGAAAACTTGGGTCATAAGGTCTATGCGGACTGCATACTCGGAGTCCGATATTTGATATTCCTCATGACTAACTATCCACTCTGAAATCTGCAAGTTCATAGCGTGCAAAAGACTTGTTTATTGCGTTAAAATCACAAACAAGAATCAAAATAGCAGCAAACAAAATGGTTCATCTTCGAAAATCATAAACTACCTCAGAGATATTTGTGCCAACAATAAACAGGAAATCAACTGCTCAAGAATAAAGGCAAAAAGCTCTATCGTGGCATTTGTGAATGAGGAACTATAAAGTTCTTCACACTGTTTAATTTCAACCTAAGGCTATTTACAATAAAGTTATCTGACCTTTTATCTATAAACAAGTAGTTGACATATTTAGACAAAAATTGTGTTTGCTTAGTTAATGCCTTAATGGTAATATGTTAAATAGTTCTAGACAAAAAAGATCTTATACGACTCAGTCTGAGCTTCAGAATTTCACCAAACAGCTCCAACAAGTAGTACTCCTAATGGTAATATATATTTGATCCACAATCAAAAGGATTACAAAATACCCTGTTAGTAAATAGTGAAGAAGTGCACCTAGACACGAGAAGAGAAAACATACAACAAAGGTTCAACATCTATATTAGCTAGACTTGAAGGTTTCGTGATGGATACCTTTTTCAAACATTATCATGCAGAAAGGCTGTGATTTGATATGGTAGAAGCCAGGAACCCACTTCCTGTACAAACAGGAAACAAAGAATTGCCAATAACGGCAATTCTCTATTTTCATCATCACTTCACTTCATATGCTCAAAAACCAAATTGATCTCAACAGTGAAAGCAGCTAATAACTTCACCAATGTAATCTTTTCTTGACTTGATCCTTTCAACTCGACTAAAGTTCGATACCAACACAGTCCTGATCAGCAAACAACATAAATCGCCCCAAAAATGTAATCTTTTCTTTACACATTTATCGTATAAACCTACAACTCGACTAAAGCTCGGTAGCGACACAGTCCCGATAAGCAAACATCATTAATCGCccaaatattttcaaattgaaGATGTTCACCTTTCTCATACAAAGATCAGCAACCAACATACTCATATATTAAGATCAATTTACACCATTCCCCATGATATATGATGAGCAATAAGAAAATTGACAAAGCAGCACAAAATAACTACCGAAatctagaaaaaaaattcatcattCTGAAAGATCCAAAACCACACACAAACTCAAATTAGGGAACAGATCCAGACCTAATAGAAAGGGGGAAAAGGTTAGAGACCTCGAGAGCGTGCTTGAATCGGCGCGAACCGCGGAGGTCTCTGGAGATGCTACGGAGATCGGAAAGGGGAATTGCGAGGCCTTCGGCGACCCATTTCTCCAACACATTAGTGACGCTTCTCTTTGGGAGGCGCAGCCTGAAAATTCTACTCTTCAAATCATCTTCTACGTATTCAACCACCGTATCTTCCTTTATAACCGCGACGGATTCCTCTTAAACGGCTTCGATGCTTGAAGAAATGGATCTCGATAGTTGGCACGACCGTCCCGCTCCACCAGCCGGGCGGCCGGCCCCACCACCACATCGCTGCCCGTACCATTCCCCACAGCGACCGACAGTCTCTCTCTTTCCCTGTTCACCACCACTCTATGCAAATCGCTCTTGCATCTCCCATTGCTAAATATCTGCAATAAACAATTCTACTAGTTAATACCGCCTCTGTGTCGCCACAAGTGAAACAGTTCTTTTGTTTTAATTCGTTCAATGATCTAGTTAATTAACTACCTCAAGGTGTTCACCAACATTGACTGTCACACAACTGGGAGGAGGAATAACTTCAAACCATTGGCCTTTACGGTCGGTCTGGTCTGTAAGCCGGGTTCTCTGTTGCGGATAGCCAATATAGTGAAGAGACCCGTGTTGTTGTGTGGCGGCAACCCTATTGTTTTATCTGGCTGAGGGCATGGTGGATAGAAACTTGCACCTAATTTTTGATGGCTCGATTTCAGCTCCAAAGCTTCCTCCACGTAGTCACGGTCGAGCTCCATGGATTCCGCTATCGCTCCCACCATCTCTCGGGCCATGGTCCGGACTCTTCCCGTGTATTCCTCCACAATATCCCTGCAAGATCAAACACAATTACTCGTGAAAATCCCCGAAACTGAAAAATGACTAACTTAGAAGTATGTTTGTGCCATTACAAGCTTTGATTTGGGCCAAGTTCAATATAAGACTGGTCCAACCCGATCAAAGAAAGGTTTGAATGTGGAGGATCTTGGCAactaaaacaatttttacattGGTGTAATTGTAAGGAAGGaattgaaattattatattaattaccaTTACCGATTAATTTTAGGATGAAATCTATGAATTTCTAACAAATTAATCCCTGAGCTACCTTAGTGGTTCGGGTTTGGAGGGGAAGTGAAACTCAGGGTGTATATGGATCTTGAGAAAATCCCTCCACAAAGTGAAGGTTTGGTTGGATGTAGTCTTCACGTTGAAATTCCCACAGACGATCGGAGAAGAAGTACTTTTCCCCGCGTACTGCTTCTTCTCATCGTCGGGCAAGCTGAAAAACTCCCTCAGAGTTGCAAATAGTGAAGCAACCAACTCATCCGGCAGCCCATGATTCGCCAGCTGTCACAAACAATATTATTCATTATAAAGCATTGGCCAAATTTtagaaaaatcatgaaatttgatcaaataaTAGTCCGttatgaaatttgaaattgttCTTAATCGTTCAATGATTAAATTTTtctcaataaattaaataatcttaaataaaaaatgaatattattatACACACGTGACCTGAATAAATCCGGTTGATTTTCAAAGTTGCAGAACAAAttagaatttgaccaaacttcatactactttttatgaaaaaatagcCCTAATTAAGACATAAAACATGATCTTGATCTTACAAAGAAAACCCCCCAATCCGCGCATGCTCGAGCGAGTTCAGCCAcggctttagagcgtcgatgaGGGTCCGTGGAGGTGAGGGCGGAGTAGTCGATGACGGGGAGCGATTCACAGCTCGTAGCGCTTGTGTCATTGCCGCTCCGAGTTGGAGGTTATATTTGGAAGGGAGATGTTTGAGATCGGAAGAATCTACAATGGATTGGACTGATTTCTTGAACTCAAATGGGTGATCAAAACAAGTATCATCAGCTAATGAGTTTTCAGAAACTGCAGCTGCTGccatgttttattattattattattttttttcaaaaatcaagaaaattaagTGTTCACATTACATTTAAATTCTCCAAGTTGGTCATAGCTAGGAAGGTGATCAATAGTCACaaataatatttgtaaattAATGTTTCCCATTCAAATCATCTGTTATTTAAAATGAGCTAGTATACAAAAATGGactttaataaaattatggCAGTGGAAAATAAGAGGCACATTCGTCATTACTATATTTTTACCATTAGATCAAAAATGGAAGGATGAGAATAAAAGCACGAAAGTCCTTTTTAGATTTCCTCGTATACGACCATCTAgccattatttttaaaattgtcaactcttttcttgaataaaaaaaatctataatCTCCAAGTGGGTCGAaccatttaaaataaaattcttaaaaCAATCTGTTAAAAAATATTTGTAAATGTTAGTCATAAAGAGAAGTTTTTTAAAAGAAGTTATTTTCGAATTCATATAAATATAATGCAAATGTACATGACTTTTCATGTTCACCTAAACGGCGAAAAATTTATTTGACCTAAACGCTAGAGAAGAAAAGACAAAACAAATGTGCACAAATTATGGAAAATTTGTAAGTAGTTTGTGACCTTTTAGAAGGAATGATGAATTGTGGTTTAAGAAGAAAGGTTGGAATTCCGCAAGAATGAAGAGCGATTTTTGCAGCTCATTTAGGGGAAGTTAAATTCAACGAAACTTTGTGTGTTTGCGATTTTTTCACCTTTAGAGATAAAATTTCAATTGAAATTGGTGAGACACCTATCTCCACTTGACTTGTATACAAAAATTCTTGAAAATGTAGTCAAAACAATGGAAggataaaattcaattttataaaaGAATGGTGGATAGAGATTATAAAGAAAATGAGTTTATTCTCAATTGGAAAGAACATAAGGAAGTAGAGCGATGTTGACGAAGCAGAGAGGTGAGATAATTTAATATACGCAAAAGAAGTAAACAGTTGGCTGACGTGAAATGACGCTCATCTAGCTCTCAAACTAGGAACACATAAATCAAGAAAAGAATGTGTGACTTTATTTGATAAACTTGCTATACTATAATTTACTACcttttatatattcttttccCTCACACCAAGTTTTCAGATTCTATTTTGGCTCTAAGGTCTGAAGCATTTTTCTTTATCCTTTAATTCTAATATAATATGTGATGGATTTTGctatttacttttatatatttagtatGGCTCTATCCCCAAAATATTGATTTCATTTTGTAATCTTAGTATGTCCCATTAAATAATTCTACGTCTATTTTtgaaaacattttcacaattaCACACTTCAAGTTTACATGATTCTGTAATTACTTTTCATCCTTCAAATCTATTCTTTGCTCACGCTTCAAGCTAGGAtgattctattattattattattattatccaaTGGGGTTGTTTCAGTTGCAAGATTATATCCCGTGATTGAATATgtattatgtttggttcatcGAATCTCTCAATTTAATCATAGATGGATAAtaatgggataattagtcataatcaCTCTCTTCATCTAAaacaatctcacaactcaatcctggACCACTTGTCATGGTTATTTTGTCTATgtatatataggagtattatcCTTTAATTTCCAACGTGAGTGGTGATAGAAGGAGGGAAGAAattaaaaagagagagagaatggagGATGAGATTTATGATCATGTGAGTCATAAACACGGGCTGAGTCGGATCCCCGAGTCAGCCCGGAAAGGTGAAACCTCGCATGTTTGTTATGGGTGTTGGCGAGCGTTTTTACCCGGAGAGGCAACGTACGGATGCAGCCTGCGGTGCGGATTCGAGTGGTTTTTGCACAAAGAATGCATGGAAATGCCGAGAGAGATTACGCATCCTATCCATCCTTCTCACCCTCTCACACTGGCACTCAAccattcaaaattcaaaaaatgtGCAGTTTGTAAAAGTACAGAAGTGGGTGGGTTAGGCTACAAATGTAGGCAGGCTTGTGATGGATTCTGGATCCATATGGAATGTTGTGAGGGCTTTGAAGATAAGGACGAAAAGCAGGCGCCTTTGGCCCACCCAAGCCACCCTCAACATGAGCTGCGATTTTCCAAGAAAACAAGGTGGTGCCCCTTCCCTTGTGATGCATGTGGTGCCACTGAGAAGAAAGGGGACTCCTACATCTGTACCCTCTGCGACTACTGGATACACCACAGCTGCGCACTCCTCCCACACTCTGCACACTTCCCTCATCATCACCACTCTCTCTCCCTCGCCTTCTCTACTCCACGTCACTACATCTTGAATAGATTTGACTGTGGTGTATGCAACACAACTTTGCCATTGTCGCGATGGGTCTATCACTGCCGCCTTTGCAGTTATGTCGTCCATCTCAACTGCGCCACCTCCACGTAATAATACTTCTTACTACTATTTACTCACTAACATGATTTATACTTGATTCGCCCGTCATTAAATGtgtcatattttttattttaggatgtCTACCCATTTTATTGCTACTATTTTTGATATATTAACACATTACGCTAACTCATTTTAATCAcattattattatagtattataaaaaCGACTACCATTGTTTTCATTAAATTTCTCATATTTCCTTATTTGGACCTACTCCAACAAAAGTCTAatttacttttactatatttaataAGTCGCCTTAACATTCTACAAAAAATTATTACCCTCTCCACTCTCTAATACTCTCTCCGGTCCTCATTAAATGTTCCATATTTGATCggtgcgggttttaagaaattgtttgacgttgtgaagaaaagtgggtagaaaaagttagtagaatgtgggtcctacttttatatacggAGTAacggttttataataaaatgtgagtgagaatgtgttagtggaatgaggggtccactactaaaaatggtaaaagtgaaatagaaGATTTATTGGGGACTGCCCAAATAaggaaatatgagacatttaataagGACTGAAGGGAGTATGTGTCACACTTTGAcccgacacgaattttaagaaatataaaggaaagtggGGTTGAAAAAGATTAGTAATATGTGatttctacttttatatatttgataataataataataataataataataataataataataataataataataataataataataataatatgtgaGTAAAAATTAGTTAGTGAATTGTGGAGTCTACTACCAAAAGTATTAAAAATGAAGTGGGATAATCAATAAGGGACGtattaaaatggaaaattggGACATTTAAtggggacgggggagtataaaACTAACTAACCCTCCTCTAATTTTTTCCTcccatttttcttcacaaagtcaaacaatttcacAAAACCTGTACCACTCAAATATGAGGCACCTATTAGGTACCAGAAGAAGTAATGTTTAGGTAGGACTTACATTCCGCTATATTTTTCAACCACTTGCTTTACATGTCTTAAAACCTAATGGTGAATCGAGTGGAACATTTAACTAATCACAAATTTGCATAACCATTTAGAATGATTTTCgtttcagatttgttgatggtGAAAATGAAGATGCAAAAGTAATTGATGATGAGAGAGTGGCTACCAAGTTTCCAATAGCGGTAGATGAAATGTATGAGGAGATGATAATAGCCTTCGTTAAGAGACAAAGAGGACAAATTCTCATCCCTCGTGATCATGGCAAGTACAGCTTCTCCCATCACCCTCATCCACTAACTTTTAACGCATTTTCGTCATGTTCTTCGTCGTCATCTCAAGATCACTACAAGAAGGATGACGAAGAATATGATGAAGATGATTTTGACAGATGGGAATTAACATGTGATGGGTGCACACTGCCTATACGTGCAAAGAAGCCAacagatgatgatgatgatgattacgAGAATGAGAATGGTTACATGAGTTGTGACGAATGCAAATACTTTCTCCACTTGTCATGCTTCAACTTACCACTTGAGATCCCCTCTCTTCCAATTCACCCTCTCAAAGATCACAACTTAAGGCTTCACCATGTTGATGGCAAGCTAACAGGTTGGATACGATGTGATATTTGTCGTGGGTATACGAATGGGCTCTATTACGCTTGTACCTACAAAGGCTGTGTGTTCAAAATAGACATCAAGTGTGCTTCTTTGCCCAACACCATAAAACACGCGGCTCACCCACGACATAACTATCTCAAGCTAGTCACAGAAAATGAGTTTAGGTCTGGTTTCTGTGTTAACTGTTATTGGCCTATATCTGAACGAAAGGAACAATATAAATGCAACTGCTGCAGATTCTGTGTATGTGCTAAATGTGTGATGCTACCAGCAACAAACAAGCATAGACTGGAGA
Encoded here:
- the LOC121754288 gene encoding uncharacterized protein LOC121754288, with protein sequence MEDEIYDHVSHKHGLSRIPESARKGETSHVCYGCWRAFLPGEATYGCSLRCGFEWFLHKECMEMPREITHPIHPSHPLTLALNHSKFKKCAVCKSTEVGGLGYKCRQACDGFWIHMECCEGFEDKDEKQAPLAHPSHPQHELRFSKKTRWCPFPCDACGATEKKGDSYICTLCDYWIHHSCALLPHSAHFPHHHHSLSLAFSTPRHYILNRFDCGVCNTTLPLSRWVYHCRLCSYVVHLNCATSTFVDGENEDAKVIDDERVATKFPIAVDEMYEEMIIAFVKRQRGQILIPRDHGKYSFSHHPHPLTFNAFSSCSSSSSQDHYKKDDEEYDEDDFDRWELTCDGCTLPIRAKKPTDDDDDDYENENGYMSCDECKYFLHLSCFNLPLEIPSLPIHPLKDHNLRLHHVDGKLTGWIRCDICRGYTNGLYYACTYKGCVFKIDIKCASLPNTIKHAAHPRHNYLKLVTENEFRSGFCVNCYWPISERKEQYKCNCCRFCVCAKCVMLPATNKHRLENHVLALTYDAYVNRPGEFYCSNCEGQMQPRDYMYHCRDCDQSFHPRCFPATSGDYRNINFGREQYVISKIHDSRHSLRFQIITNKKRCDLCHVNYYDKPGFQCVSCFFVVCLTCGLKHMG